From a single Pirellulales bacterium genomic region:
- a CDS encoding IS110 family transposase — protein sequence NVMLTGYKGQLKLKDWTFAIAKRSTMRKARIALARRLGIIMRAMLRDGTEFASA from the coding sequence TAACGTCATGCTGACCGGCTATAAGGGCCAGCTCAAACTCAAGGACTGGACCTTCGCGATCGCCAAGCGGTCAACGATGCGCAAAGCGCGAATCGCTCTGGCGCGCCGCCTTGGGATCATCATGCGCGCGATGCTGCGAGACGGGACAGAGTTCGCATCGGCCTAA